From Haloarcula sp. CBA1127, a single genomic window includes:
- a CDS encoding gluconate 2-dehydrogenase subunit 3 family protein translates to MELTRRDALYALVMGGGIGVSGVAYADRKAAENAGIENESGFSTDRLQTVVAIAEVVYPTEVTGIAAFVKQYVTGLRPEKQASLIPVIDAFSAHVREIHDRPFWELSISDRQVALQELGVDRMSPDPTGTLPERVRYHLINQLLYGLFTAPKGSKLVGIENPVGYPGGYQSYQTAPDVTE, encoded by the coding sequence ATGGAACTGACGAGACGCGATGCGCTATATGCTCTCGTCATGGGTGGTGGCATCGGGGTCAGTGGAGTCGCGTATGCCGACCGAAAGGCGGCGGAAAATGCAGGTATTGAGAACGAATCTGGGTTTTCGACTGACCGACTCCAGACGGTTGTGGCGATCGCCGAAGTCGTGTACCCGACAGAGGTAACCGGAATCGCTGCATTCGTCAAGCAATACGTGACGGGTCTCCGACCGGAAAAACAGGCTAGCCTGATTCCGGTCATCGACGCATTCAGTGCTCACGTTCGGGAGATCCACGACCGGCCGTTCTGGGAACTGTCGATTTCAGACCGGCAAGTAGCGCTTCAGGAACTGGGTGTCGACCGAATGAGTCCGGACCCGACCGGAACGCTTCCGGAACGTGTCCGATATCATCTGATCAATCAGCTTCTGTACGGACTGTTTACCGCCCCGAAAGGAAGCAAACTCGTTGGTATCGAAAACCCAGTCGGCTACCCGGGTGGCTATCAGTCGTATCAAACAGCACCAGATGTCACAGAATAG
- a CDS encoding GMC family oxidoreductase, whose product MSQNSTADRRPSSDADVCVVGSGVAGALVAYTLSRRGHDVVILEAGQRFDPGNRLEQMEQSLRPHGSLLDIWNMGGPRDQYVTSGGAYYPLNQTRVKAVGGTTLHWLGITPRLHRKDFEMNTRYGLAADWPIDYEDLRPYYAAAEQEMGVAGTQDNPFEPPREADYPMDAFPASYSDTLFADACDELGITMHSTPQARNSEAYDGRSQCVGFSTCIPVCPSGAKYSADVHVRKAEAEGARVIDRAPVQRIEHDSTGETVDAAVYATPSGDTYRQDADAFVLACGAVETPRLLLLSESPQYPDGLANSSGAVGRYFMDQPIVSVTGELEQPTNQEPIGYHTRESHQFYDHDDPQPGSVKLVFENVNPESVVRPMLSGGDLTSRENVFDFAMGDSWGDEVLDKIESNYPNNRVRLLANPELLPRRENRVTLDESKTDDFGNPVPDVSWNIGSHARETMEFIREVQYDIFDELGATIVSETDLADPPPASHKMGTTRMGTNPEKSVVTPQLRTHDLDNLYIASSSVFVTGGAMNPTLTIAALALKAGEHIDNAL is encoded by the coding sequence ATGTCACAGAATAGTACAGCTGACCGACGACCATCGAGCGACGCTGACGTCTGTGTGGTCGGTTCAGGTGTGGCCGGTGCGCTGGTCGCGTACACCCTATCGAGGCGAGGTCACGATGTCGTGATACTCGAGGCAGGACAGCGGTTCGACCCGGGAAACCGTCTCGAACAGATGGAGCAGAGTCTCCGCCCGCATGGCTCACTACTGGATATCTGGAACATGGGCGGCCCTCGCGACCAGTATGTCACCTCCGGTGGGGCGTACTACCCGTTGAATCAGACGCGCGTCAAAGCTGTCGGCGGAACGACCTTACACTGGTTGGGCATTACCCCACGTCTGCATCGGAAAGACTTCGAAATGAACACCAGATACGGTCTCGCAGCGGATTGGCCCATCGACTACGAGGATCTCAGGCCGTACTACGCGGCGGCCGAGCAGGAGATGGGGGTTGCCGGCACGCAGGATAACCCGTTCGAACCGCCCAGGGAGGCTGACTACCCGATGGATGCCTTTCCAGCGAGTTACTCGGATACACTGTTTGCAGACGCCTGTGATGAACTCGGGATTACGATGCACTCGACCCCACAGGCGCGGAATTCGGAGGCGTACGACGGACGGAGCCAGTGCGTTGGATTCAGTACGTGTATCCCAGTCTGCCCTTCGGGGGCAAAATACAGTGCTGATGTCCACGTCCGCAAGGCGGAGGCTGAAGGCGCACGGGTCATAGACCGGGCTCCAGTGCAACGGATCGAACACGACAGCACTGGGGAGACTGTGGACGCGGCTGTGTACGCGACGCCGAGCGGAGACACCTATCGTCAGGATGCGGATGCGTTCGTGCTCGCCTGCGGGGCCGTGGAAACGCCACGCTTGTTACTGCTCTCTGAGTCCCCACAGTATCCTGATGGGTTAGCGAATAGTAGCGGTGCCGTCGGCCGGTATTTCATGGACCAGCCAATCGTTTCCGTGACTGGAGAACTAGAGCAGCCGACGAATCAGGAGCCCATCGGCTACCACACGAGAGAATCACACCAGTTCTACGACCACGATGATCCGCAACCGGGCAGCGTTAAGCTGGTGTTCGAGAACGTAAACCCCGAGTCCGTCGTCAGACCAATGCTCAGCGGCGGTGATCTGACCTCGCGAGAGAACGTGTTTGACTTCGCTATGGGCGACAGTTGGGGGGACGAAGTCCTCGACAAAATCGAATCAAACTATCCTAACAATAGAGTCCGTCTGCTCGCGAACCCGGAGTTGCTCCCTCGGAGAGAAAATAGAGTCACGCTGGACGAATCGAAGACCGACGATTTCGGGAACCCCGTTCCAGATGTCTCGTGGAATATCGGCTCGCATGCGCGTGAAACGATGGAATTTATCCGAGAGGTTCAGTACGATATCTTCGACGAGCTGGGGGCAACCATCGTTTCTGAAACCGATCTTGCTGACCCACCCCCTGCCTCACATAAAATGGGAACGACGCGAATGGGAACGAACCCAGAGAAAAGCGTTGTTACGCCGCAACTCAGGACACACGACCTCGACAACCTCTATATCGCATCGAGCAGCGTGTTCGTGACGGGCGGCGCAATGAATCCCACGCTTACTATCGCGGCACTGGCACTGAAAGCCGGAGAGCACATCGACAATGCACTGTAA